The Streptomyces uncialis genomic interval CCGCCACCTACCAGCTCGTCTCCACCCAACTCGTCGAGGACGCGGTCGTCTTCGTCAAGGGACGGCTCGACAAGCGGGAGGACGTGCCCCGGCTGGTCGCCATGGAGCTGATGGTGCCCGATCTGTCGAACGCCGGGACCGACGCCGCCGTCGTGATCACCATCCCGACCGTGAAGGTCACCCCGCCGATGGTCAGCAGGCTGGGGGAGATCCTCAGCCACCACAAGGGCAACAGCGAGGTACGGATCAAGCTCCTGGGCGCCCGCTCGACCACCGTCCTGCGACTGGACCGCCACCGGGTGCAGCCCGACCCCGCGCTCTTCGGCGATCTGAAGGTCCTCCTCGGCCCGTCCTGCCTCGCGGGCTGAGGGCCTGAGCGGCTGCGGGCCTGAGGGCCTAAGGGCTTGAGGGGCTGAAGGGCCTGAGCGCGGGGCACGGTCACGCCCGCGCACGATGCACGAGAGGGGCGCGTCCGGTACACCCGGACGCGCCCCTCTTCGTTGCCGTGGCGACCCCGGGGGGTCAGTTGTGGCCGAATCGCTTCTGCCTGCCCTTCCGGGCCACGTCACCAGGAGTGACCTGGGAGCCGCGCTGCTCCGTCTGGGACTCCAGCGAGCTGCGCCGTGCCTCCTCCGCGCTCTGCTCGGCGGCCGACGAACGGTCCTGCTGCTGGCCGCCGTGTTTGCGGTGCTTGTTCTTGGCCATGGTGATGCCTCCTGAGGGGGATCCGGGGTCCAGAGCCGCGACCAGATTCACATAGGCGGACAAAGCGCGCATGTCGGAGAATTACCCTGGGTGACAAGGCGCGTCGGGGCGTTATGGGCGAATCCGCCACGCCGAAGATCGAGTTCGGGCCGTTAAGCCCCCCGGGGTCGGGCAGACTCCAAGCAGGTCTGAGAAACCCGACGCGCGCCCGCGAAGGTAGAGGAGACGCGGGAGTCCGAAGTTCCGCCGTCCTGAAGGGCCACTTTCGGGACACCCCGATGCAGGATTCAGGGACAGTTCAGGAAAGAGGGTGGATCGCGTGGACCGCTGTGTCGTCCTGGTGGACGCCGGATATCTGCTGGGGGCCGCCGCGAGTCTCCTCGCCGGGGAACCGTCGAGATCCCGGATCACCGTCGATCACACCGCCCTGATCCAGGGCCTGCGTGAGCGCGCCGAGCAGGACACCGGACGCCCGCTGCTGCGTATCTACTGGTTCGACGGCGCCCCCGACCGCGTACCGCAGCCCGAGCACCGCAGACTGCGGGTGATGTCCCGGGTCACCGTCCGGCTCGGCGCGCTGACCCGCAGCGACGGCCGCTGGGCCCAGAAGGGCGTCGACGCGGCCATGCACGCCGAACTGACCGAGCTGGCCCGCAACCGCGCCTGCTCCGACATCGTCCTGGTCACCGGCGACGGCGATCTGCTGCCCGGCATGATGGCCGCCAAGGAACACGGGGTCGCCGTCCATCTGTGGGCCCTCCAGGCCGCCGACGGCGACTACAACCAGTCCGAGGACCTGGTCGCCGAGGCCGACGAACGCCGCGTCCTCGACCGGATCTGGATCACCCGGGCCGTCCGCGCCAAGGACACCACCGGGATCTGCGCCCCGCCGCCCGTGCCCCGGCCCGAGATCGCCGCCATCCTCTCCGCCCCGCTGCCGGAGTCCGCGCCCGACCGGACCGCCACCGGCCGCCCCCACCCCGGCGACGGCCCCGCCGACCCCCCGCACCCCGCCCCGCCCCGCGACAGCAACGGCGTCACCCACGGCAACGGCACCGCCGACCGGGGCGCGCCCAAGGGCGTCCCCACCCCGAAGGACCTCGCCGCGCTGCGCGCCCCGGGGACCCACCCCGTACCGGGGGCGCAGCCCCAGCCCGCCGGGGCCACCCTGCGCTGGTCCTCCGACAAGGGCTGGGTGGACCGCCCCGGCACGGTCTCCGAGCCCGCCGACGCCGCGTCGCTGCCGACCCTCGCCCAGGTCACCACCGCCGAGCAGCGCTGGGCGGACCGCGAGGAGGACATCACCACCGTCGGCGGCGACCCCTACGAGGTCGGCCAGGTCTTCGCCCGCCGCTGGATGGCCCGGCTGCCCGAACCGGCCGCCCTCCAGCGGCTGTCCACCCTCTACCCCCGGGTCCCGCACCGCATCGACGGGGAACTGCTCCGGTACGCGGCCCGCTTCGGTCTCCTCGCCCACAAGGACGACCAGATCGACGAGCACGACCGGTACGCCATCCGGGCCGGGTTCTGGCGGGAGGTCGAGGCCCGGACCGCCCCCGAGCCCGCCCCGGCGGGCGAGTGACCCCACCCCGTACCGGGGGCGCGGCGGCGCCGCACGGACCCGCCCCCGGGGCCCGGCGACGGGCCCCGGCCCGCCCGCGCCGGACGGCCGCGCCCGGTGTCCCGCCGATCCTCCCGCGGACCGCCTTGTGCACCCCG includes:
- a CDS encoding NYN domain-containing protein, with the protein product MDRVDRCVVLVDAGYLLGAAASLLAGEPSRSRITVDHTALIQGLRERAEQDTGRPLLRIYWFDGAPDRVPQPEHRRLRVMSRVTVRLGALTRSDGRWAQKGVDAAMHAELTELARNRACSDIVLVTGDGDLLPGMMAAKEHGVAVHLWALQAADGDYNQSEDLVAEADERRVLDRIWITRAVRAKDTTGICAPPPVPRPEIAAILSAPLPESAPDRTATGRPHPGDGPADPPHPAPPRDSNGVTHGNGTADRGAPKGVPTPKDLAALRAPGTHPVPGAQPQPAGATLRWSSDKGWVDRPGTVSEPADAASLPTLAQVTTAEQRWADREEDITTVGGDPYEVGQVFARRWMARLPEPAALQRLSTLYPRVPHRIDGELLRYAARFGLLAHKDDQIDEHDRYAIRAGFWREVEARTAPEPAPAGE